In Spirosoma aureum, a single genomic region encodes these proteins:
- a CDS encoding glycoside hydrolase family 2 protein, translated as MKKLTLCLLSVFALINSVSAQSDTTARKLWQPYRISPRMGAQHIDLSGSGWELSYADQPVKDVKQARKDAFQTTVPNSVHWSYYKAGKLPHPYYHKNSTQYRWIEEKAWYYKKSVTLPTSAQGSLLFLCFDGVDYFSKVWVNDSLVGVHEGMFGGPSVEISRYVKAGQANDITVEVRAGNWGNKAPDYENLPRNSNGEFVTSKRTGFNPRASGRIIKPWVISGGSGGEAFFTVGMWQGVRLEIVPAFHLERPYLITKSVTSGKADLHLSAEVFANTHSLQQQLHPWNNTQINHPNEKGTIFKTVGEKLSVLVELISAKNTVFSREYPLTIYEGRNWFEQDLTLPNPKLWQPNGLGDPNLYTVRLTLKRTGKPTDALQFDYGIRSIERIATAGPRTADRWENWQFVVNGRKIFVKGMNFTPQDILLDLPKERYRWTLEAAKKMGVQLIRIWGGGLLESDYLYEICDELGIMVWQDFPIGNQDTPDYPQDIWEAQVVQNIVRLRNHPSLAIWCGGNEFNPYSSGNAKSMGILERNLDIFDKSVATSARLFVRTTPDDGAMHAYPDMDPTWYNRSYKFEPWVSETGMHSIPEASLFYETVDNKEFTGLGKMWETSFGPAHPEFIHHFTEYGPSRVPRMLSRASHISDMADPTIESISEASQVGAGEFYQVLSEKMQGNYPVTSGLMPWVFKRHWPVIAIQMMDWYGNAGAPYYFLKRTYEPTHIAIDLPRLLWKPGERISLPVKVTHALPQAIPGTRVSVRIFDDTFNQLWQQERSLNVTAGTSVSDLKLDEYTIPANYRDRFLFILAELRDASGKFLSRSFYFPRSLSMLEDNAFYQKYISEPIPWPALDKGPFLKSTVGQTTTTLMVSTLANASTAKDQSHLRVKVTNTGKVPAFMTKVDVVGTKRAIVASDNFTWLAPGESQEFTLDVIWREPETRPKATLSVSAWNAAITTAKLPL; from the coding sequence ATGAAAAAACTTACTCTTTGCTTACTTAGTGTATTCGCGTTAATCAATTCGGTTTCAGCCCAGTCGGATACTACCGCCCGGAAACTCTGGCAGCCCTATCGAATCAGCCCGCGAATGGGGGCACAGCATATTGATTTGTCAGGTAGCGGCTGGGAGTTGTCGTATGCTGACCAACCAGTCAAAGATGTAAAGCAAGCCCGTAAGGATGCGTTCCAGACCACGGTACCCAATTCGGTACACTGGTCGTACTACAAAGCGGGGAAGCTGCCTCACCCCTACTATCACAAAAACTCGACGCAGTACCGGTGGATCGAAGAAAAGGCCTGGTATTACAAAAAGTCCGTCACCCTACCAACCTCAGCTCAGGGATCGCTCCTGTTTCTGTGCTTCGATGGGGTCGATTATTTTTCGAAAGTCTGGGTGAACGATAGCCTGGTGGGTGTTCATGAAGGCATGTTTGGCGGGCCTTCGGTAGAAATCAGTCGCTACGTAAAAGCGGGTCAGGCAAACGACATTACGGTTGAAGTGCGAGCCGGAAACTGGGGTAACAAAGCTCCCGATTATGAAAACCTGCCCCGGAATAGCAACGGCGAATTCGTGACATCGAAACGTACTGGTTTTAATCCACGCGCCAGCGGTCGCATCATTAAACCCTGGGTTATTTCGGGCGGTTCGGGTGGCGAAGCTTTTTTTACGGTCGGGATGTGGCAGGGCGTTCGGCTGGAAATCGTTCCGGCGTTTCACCTCGAGCGACCTTATCTGATTACTAAATCTGTTACCAGTGGAAAGGCCGACCTGCACCTTTCGGCTGAGGTATTTGCCAACACGCATTCGTTGCAGCAGCAATTGCACCCCTGGAACAATACCCAGATTAATCACCCAAATGAAAAGGGAACGATTTTCAAGACTGTCGGCGAGAAACTAAGCGTTTTAGTCGAATTGATATCCGCAAAAAACACGGTTTTCTCCAGAGAATATCCGCTGACTATCTACGAAGGTCGTAACTGGTTCGAACAAGATCTAACACTTCCGAATCCTAAACTCTGGCAACCAAATGGCCTCGGCGACCCCAATCTGTATACGGTCAGGCTAACTCTAAAACGAACCGGAAAACCAACAGATGCCCTCCAGTTCGACTATGGTATTCGATCCATCGAGCGCATCGCCACCGCCGGACCCCGTACTGCCGATCGGTGGGAAAACTGGCAGTTCGTCGTCAATGGGCGGAAGATTTTTGTAAAGGGCATGAACTTCACACCACAGGACATTTTGCTCGATCTGCCCAAAGAGCGCTACCGCTGGACACTCGAAGCGGCTAAGAAAATGGGCGTACAACTGATCCGGATCTGGGGCGGTGGCCTGCTCGAATCCGACTATCTCTACGAAATCTGTGATGAACTGGGTATCATGGTCTGGCAGGACTTCCCGATTGGCAACCAGGATACGCCCGATTACCCGCAGGACATTTGGGAGGCTCAGGTAGTGCAGAACATTGTCCGATTGCGCAACCATCCATCACTGGCAATCTGGTGCGGAGGCAATGAGTTCAATCCGTACTCGTCGGGCAATGCAAAATCCATGGGCATTCTGGAACGTAATCTTGACATTTTTGACAAATCCGTAGCAACGTCCGCCCGATTATTCGTTCGTACCACTCCCGATGATGGGGCCATGCATGCCTACCCGGATATGGACCCAACCTGGTATAACCGCAGCTATAAGTTTGAGCCCTGGGTATCCGAAACCGGGATGCACAGTATTCCGGAAGCGAGCCTGTTTTACGAAACCGTTGATAACAAAGAATTTACGGGACTCGGAAAAATGTGGGAGACCAGTTTTGGCCCGGCTCACCCGGAATTTATTCACCACTTTACGGAATATGGCCCCAGTCGGGTGCCACGTATGCTGAGTCGGGCATCACACATCAGCGACATGGCCGACCCAACCATCGAATCGATTTCGGAAGCCTCCCAGGTTGGGGCAGGCGAATTTTATCAGGTTCTTTCCGAAAAGATGCAGGGCAATTATCCGGTTACGTCGGGCCTGATGCCGTGGGTGTTCAAACGCCACTGGCCCGTCATTGCCATTCAGATGATGGACTGGTATGGCAATGCCGGAGCACCGTATTATTTCCTCAAACGTACCTACGAACCTACCCACATTGCCATCGACCTGCCGCGTCTGCTCTGGAAACCCGGCGAACGCATCAGCCTGCCCGTGAAGGTAACTCATGCCTTACCACAGGCTATTCCCGGAACCAGGGTGTCGGTACGTATTTTCGACGATACCTTCAATCAGCTCTGGCAACAGGAGCGCTCGTTGAACGTAACGGCCGGTACATCGGTGAGCGACCTCAAACTGGACGAATACACCATTCCGGCCAATTACCGCGACCGTTTTTTATTCATTCTGGCCGAACTGCGTGACGCATCGGGCAAGTTCCTATCCCGCTCGTTTTATTTCCCGCGCAGCCTTTCCATGCTGGAAGACAATGCCTTTTATCAGAAATACATCAGCGAGCCCATTCCCTGGCCTGCGCTGGACAAAGGTCCCTTTCTAAAGTCAACTGTTGGCCAAACTACCACAACGCTAATGGTAAGCACACTGGCCAACGCATCGACCGCAAAAGACCAGAGTCACCTCCGTGTTAAAGTGACCAATACCGGTAAAGTTCCCGCGTTTATGACCAAAGTCGATGTTGTCGGGACCAAACGGGCCATTGTTGCGTCGGACAATTTCACTTGGCTGGCTCCCGGCGAAAGTCAGGAATTTACACTCGACGTGATTTGGCGCGAACCCGAAACACGTCCCAAAGCCACGCTCTCGGTAAGCGCCTGGAATGCTGCTATCACAACCGCTAAACTCCCCCTCTAA
- a CDS encoding SDR family NAD(P)-dependent oxidoreductase, producing the protein MRLTGKIALVTGASRGIGKAIALRLADEGCEVVVHFHENREEAEAVGTAIRQRGCVAHLLQADLLDSTQVIRLGQQAWDIAGRIDILVNNAGVSYKKHFLDVTEADFEQFNAVNFKSTTFLTQAIARNMVKHDLEGSIWTITSVNGIRPGLGLSLYGATKGALETLMKGVAMELAPHHIRVNTLAIGAIQTDINRAVWENPALLQDVNQGIPMGRLGQPEEIAAILVDLITSGSYMTGSTITIDGGLLLMRGYGKPGRYEDS; encoded by the coding sequence ATGCGGTTGACAGGTAAAATAGCATTAGTAACGGGGGCATCCCGTGGAATCGGAAAAGCCATTGCGCTCCGGTTGGCTGACGAAGGCTGTGAGGTGGTTGTTCATTTTCACGAAAACCGCGAAGAAGCGGAGGCCGTCGGTACTGCGATTCGGCAACGGGGTTGTGTGGCGCATCTGCTACAGGCTGATTTACTGGATAGTACGCAGGTCATCCGGCTTGGTCAACAGGCGTGGGATATAGCCGGGCGGATAGACATTCTGGTCAACAACGCGGGTGTATCTTACAAAAAACACTTTCTGGATGTCACAGAAGCTGATTTTGAGCAATTCAATGCTGTCAACTTTAAAAGCACGACGTTTCTGACCCAGGCCATTGCCCGAAACATGGTGAAACATGATCTGGAAGGTAGTATCTGGACCATTACGTCGGTCAATGGCATTCGGCCCGGTCTTGGTCTAAGCCTTTACGGAGCGACCAAAGGCGCGCTTGAAACCCTGATGAAAGGGGTTGCGATGGAGTTGGCTCCCCACCATATCCGGGTCAACACGCTGGCCATTGGCGCTATCCAGACTGACATCAACCGCGCCGTGTGGGAAAACCCGGCCTTGCTTCAGGACGTGAATCAGGGAATTCCAATGGGCCGACTAGGGCAGCCTGAGGAAATAGCGGCCATTCTGGTCGATCTGATCACCTCTGGAAGCTACATGACCGGCTCAACGATCACCATTGACGGAGGCTTGTTGCTGATGCGCGGCTACGGCAAACCTGGCCGCTATGAAGACTCCTAA
- a CDS encoding enolase C-terminal domain-like protein produces the protein MKIIDLRTRCVAIPLNAQLRHNTGVHPGYFLRTILEVITDEGIIGLGEVGGGDQRGALQKLKPRIIGEDPFHLEVIKMKVLRSIYYLSNARLYAAIEMACLDIQGKVLNRPLSDLLGGRVRDEVPFIAYLFWRYDRPGDGKQDETAEDLADFCEELHETLGVNAMKLKAGVMKPKEEVRVLELCRDRLGDDFGLRIDPNGLWSVTTAVQMGHRMEDLNIEYFEDPSWGLEGNASVRKQVRIPIATNMYPAKFDDLGPAIRMGAVDIVLTDIHYWEGPRGVKDLVAVCNTFNMGVAMHSGAEFGIELAAMIHTASTIPTMTFAGDAHYHYLTDDIIEGGLMKYENGCIKVPTGPGLGVTLDEDKMKHYEKYYEEKGDYYARFHQDPYRPDWYPTVGGM, from the coding sequence ATGAAAATCATTGACTTACGAACCCGTTGCGTTGCCATTCCGCTCAACGCCCAATTACGCCACAATACAGGGGTACATCCTGGTTATTTCCTCCGGACGATTCTTGAAGTCATCACTGACGAAGGCATTATCGGCCTGGGCGAAGTAGGTGGTGGTGATCAGCGGGGCGCCTTGCAAAAACTGAAGCCACGCATCATCGGCGAAGACCCATTTCACCTGGAAGTCATCAAGATGAAAGTGCTGCGTAGCATTTATTACCTCTCGAACGCCCGGCTCTATGCAGCCATCGAAATGGCGTGCCTCGACATTCAGGGAAAGGTGTTGAATCGGCCGCTGAGTGATTTGCTGGGCGGCCGCGTTCGCGATGAAGTCCCGTTTATTGCCTATCTCTTCTGGCGGTACGACCGGCCAGGTGATGGAAAACAGGACGAAACCGCCGAAGACCTGGCCGACTTCTGTGAAGAACTCCATGAAACGCTGGGAGTAAACGCAATGAAGCTGAAAGCAGGCGTCATGAAACCGAAAGAGGAAGTTCGTGTGCTGGAACTCTGCCGCGACCGGCTGGGCGATGATTTCGGCCTTCGGATCGACCCCAATGGTTTATGGTCAGTCACAACGGCGGTGCAGATGGGCCACCGGATGGAGGATCTGAACATCGAATATTTTGAAGACCCCTCCTGGGGTCTGGAAGGAAATGCGTCTGTTCGGAAGCAGGTTCGTATTCCGATTGCAACGAATATGTATCCGGCCAAATTCGATGATCTCGGTCCGGCGATTCGGATGGGAGCCGTCGACATTGTGCTGACCGACATCCATTATTGGGAAGGTCCTCGGGGCGTCAAAGACCTTGTGGCCGTTTGCAACACCTTCAATATGGGCGTTGCCATGCACTCGGGAGCCGAATTTGGTATCGAACTGGCAGCGATGATTCACACCGCTTCGACCATTCCAACCATGACCTTCGCCGGTGATGCCCACTATCATTACCTCACCGACGACATCATTGAAGGGGGCTTGATGAAGTACGAAAATGGCTGCATCAAAGTCCCAACCGGGCCGGGTCTGGGCGTAACACTCGATGAGGACAAGATGAAGCATTACGAAAAGTATTACGAAGAAAAAGGGGATTACTACGCCCGCTTCCACCAGGATCCCTATCGCCCAGACTGGTATCCAACGGTTGGGGGCATGTAG
- a CDS encoding endo-1,4-beta-xylanase — MRCLSLLFVLVTLQTFGQSARYDSLWNDPAVEALIREGIETNRKGDFTLVVTDRQGKPIRNASIEIRQIKHTFLFGANIFMLNGFKTAEQNRQYEAAFTTLFNSAVIPYYWKPLEPQEGKIRFAAGSEEIYRRPPPDVVLDFCQKNGLTPKGHTLVWDNLTWSYPTWFPKDTAKMQPLIDRRIRQIAERYGQSIKIWDVVNETIINSPKAPLPEDYALKAFKTAASVYPKDTRLILNEATHIWENYHREYSPFYMLIENLKAKGADIRGLGLQFHFFSEPLFAKTLAGNAMTPAELFRTLDLYSRFKLPIQISEITIPTLPAGPQGEQIQARLTRNYYRLWFSYPSVEAIYWWNLADGSAAPGEDKWGGGFLKEDLSPKPAYVVLNDLINKEWKTSISTTTKDSNTVAFRGFYGEYVAKITVGKKVIEKNFNLIKGQTNTLKIEL, encoded by the coding sequence ATGCGTTGTCTCTCTCTTCTCTTTGTACTTGTCACCCTCCAGACTTTTGGGCAATCAGCCCGTTACGATTCGCTTTGGAACGACCCAGCCGTTGAAGCCCTAATTCGCGAAGGCATTGAAACCAACCGAAAAGGCGATTTCACCCTCGTGGTAACCGACCGGCAGGGAAAGCCCATCCGCAATGCCTCCATCGAAATCCGCCAGATAAAGCACACGTTTTTATTCGGTGCCAATATTTTCATGCTCAATGGCTTCAAAACCGCCGAGCAGAATCGTCAGTACGAAGCTGCCTTTACAACACTCTTCAACAGTGCCGTAATTCCTTATTACTGGAAACCCCTCGAACCACAGGAGGGCAAAATTCGATTTGCCGCCGGTAGTGAAGAAATCTATCGCAGACCCCCGCCCGACGTGGTCCTGGATTTTTGCCAGAAGAATGGCCTGACGCCTAAAGGGCATACCCTGGTTTGGGATAACCTGACCTGGAGTTATCCAACCTGGTTCCCCAAGGATACGGCTAAGATGCAACCCCTCATTGATCGGCGTATCAGGCAAATTGCCGAACGCTATGGTCAGTCGATCAAGATCTGGGATGTGGTCAATGAGACGATCATCAACAGCCCCAAAGCCCCGTTGCCAGAAGATTACGCGCTGAAAGCGTTTAAAACGGCCGCGTCGGTCTACCCGAAAGATACCCGCCTGATTCTGAACGAAGCTACCCACATCTGGGAAAATTACCATCGGGAATACAGTCCGTTTTACATGCTCATTGAAAACCTCAAAGCCAAAGGAGCGGATATTCGGGGGCTAGGGCTTCAGTTTCATTTTTTCAGCGAACCGCTCTTTGCTAAAACCCTGGCGGGAAATGCCATGACACCCGCCGAACTGTTCCGGACACTGGATCTGTATTCGCGGTTTAAGTTGCCGATCCAAATCTCTGAAATTACGATTCCGACCCTACCCGCTGGCCCACAGGGTGAACAGATTCAGGCCAGATTAACCCGTAATTACTATCGTTTGTGGTTCAGCTACCCGTCCGTCGAGGCCATTTACTGGTGGAATCTGGCCGATGGTTCGGCAGCACCCGGTGAGGATAAGTGGGGCGGTGGCTTTTTGAAAGAAGACCTGAGTCCAAAACCCGCTTATGTCGTACTCAACGATCTCATCAATAAGGAATGGAAAACGTCGATCAGTACAACCACCAAAGACAGTAACACAGTGGCTTTCAGAGGATTTTACGGTGAATACGTCGCAAAGATTACGGTCGGCAAAAAAGTAATCGAAAAAAACTTCAACCTGATTAAGGGACAGACGAACACCCTTAAAATTGAATTGTAA
- a CDS encoding RagB/SusD family nutrient uptake outer membrane protein yields the protein MKKSLFLFPFLCLFACQEELIEQPKSLAVETYYNTAAEVESAVNAIYSPLRNDNCLGGLYPAQLEAYTDYSYGRGSYGPLSDFQGLNSTNITRVGQIWDLLYLAIRNANLVISNAPKGKSISAPDISRYVAEAKFLRAFTYFTLVRNWSGVPIRTEANMTEQNIKRNTAAEVYALIQADLADAETNLPDKPAQTGRPSKWAAKTLLADVNFYQGKYAEARDKADEVIKSGKYSLVSVTVPDDFNKIFGPDVITTTEEIFYLKFTRQNGQGFNLVMFAHHPGSKLMGAGGFYAHYTDAQTNNVYKNWDNADLRKTAFWYKWDIGLGANSYLNKKFIDPLAPGASGAGNDDPIYRYADILLLYAEAANRAGNGPTAAAVEALNQVHRRAFGKNPTVASSVDFKLADYTTQTFNDLVLQERGYETQYEGKRWFDLKRLGADKLKAVIKAGVGKDVLDKMLLWPIPVSELNYNIALDAVKDQNPGY from the coding sequence ATGAAAAAGAGCCTATTCCTTTTCCCATTTCTTTGCCTGTTTGCCTGTCAGGAGGAACTCATCGAACAACCGAAATCGCTGGCTGTCGAAACCTATTACAATACCGCAGCCGAAGTTGAATCGGCGGTGAATGCTATTTATTCACCACTACGTAACGACAACTGTCTCGGGGGGCTATATCCAGCCCAGCTCGAAGCCTACACCGATTATAGCTATGGTCGGGGTAGCTACGGACCGCTTAGTGATTTTCAGGGCCTTAACTCAACCAACATTACCCGCGTCGGGCAAATATGGGATTTGCTGTATCTGGCCATTCGCAATGCTAATCTGGTGATCAGTAATGCGCCAAAGGGAAAAAGCATCAGTGCGCCCGATATTAGCCGCTACGTAGCCGAAGCCAAATTTCTGCGGGCATTTACGTACTTCACGCTGGTCAGAAACTGGAGTGGTGTACCGATCCGGACAGAGGCTAACATGACCGAACAGAACATCAAACGAAACACGGCCGCCGAAGTTTATGCACTCATTCAGGCTGATCTGGCCGACGCCGAAACCAACCTGCCCGACAAGCCTGCCCAAACGGGTCGTCCGTCGAAGTGGGCGGCCAAGACGTTGCTGGCCGATGTAAATTTCTATCAGGGAAAATACGCCGAAGCGCGTGACAAGGCCGATGAAGTAATTAAATCGGGCAAGTATTCTTTAGTATCGGTAACGGTACCTGACGATTTCAACAAGATTTTTGGGCCCGATGTGATCACAACGACCGAGGAGATTTTCTACCTGAAATTTACCCGTCAGAACGGGCAGGGCTTCAATCTGGTAATGTTTGCGCATCATCCAGGCTCGAAACTGATGGGTGCCGGTGGATTCTATGCACACTATACCGATGCGCAAACCAACAACGTATACAAAAACTGGGACAACGCCGATCTGCGAAAAACGGCATTCTGGTATAAATGGGATATTGGGCTGGGAGCGAACAGTTATCTGAACAAAAAATTCATTGACCCACTGGCCCCCGGCGCATCGGGTGCTGGCAACGACGATCCTATTTATCGTTATGCTGATATTCTGCTACTTTATGCCGAAGCAGCCAACCGGGCTGGTAATGGGCCAACTGCCGCGGCCGTAGAAGCGCTCAATCAAGTGCATCGGCGGGCCTTTGGCAAAAACCCAACCGTAGCCTCGTCGGTCGATTTCAAATTAGCAGACTATACGACCCAGACATTTAATGATTTGGTTTTGCAGGAACGGGGTTACGAAACTCAGTATGAGGGCAAACGCTGGTTCGATCTAAAACGGCTGGGGGCCGACAAGCTCAAGGCCGTTATCAAAGCGGGAGTAGGTAAAGACGTGCTCGATAAAATGCTGCTCTGGCCCATTCCGGTATCCGAATTAAACTATAACATAGCGCTGGATGCGGTTAAAGACCAGAATCCCGGCTATTAA
- a CDS encoding SusC/RagA family TonB-linked outer membrane protein, translating to MKQHVHKWLVICLTTLLGCSTGWAQSVAITGQVTAAGDKAPLPGTTVSLKGTTTGTTTDASGNYRISVTNRENAILVFSSVGYLGQEITVGNQSVINVDLVVDSRQLDEVVVVGYGTVKKSDLTGSLAQVKAKELNAFPATNVLQALSGRATGVQVIQNNGSPGGSVSVRIRGTSSIQGSNEPLYVIDGFPINGSNPTQLNNADIESMEILKDASATAIYGSRGANGVVLITTKRGKAGRTQVSYDGSYSVQTLRKKLDLMNAREFATFYNEQAVNDKVTPYFTQDQINALGNGYDWQDLVFRKAPMQNHSLNISGGSDKTQFSIGGSVFKQDGIIKSSDYNRYSLRANVNSEISRKLSFNLSTMLTRVITNQQNSGGGNRGGTLISAVITAYPTLTPYNDDGTYRNLATAYPWGSNVLTNPLNFLNEQTARTLSNKQLANAALIYKPIPALSIKISGGIENNDDRSDSYTTRNFVNSQGSASVSTTQFTSLLSENTVTYNKSFGKHTVSALAGFTYQDFLTTTLGASGTGFISDASQTYDIGSAGTPGIPASSYSKASLLSYLGRVNYNFGDRYLATVSFRADGSSRYSDGNKWGYFPSGALAWRVSNEDFFKDIRFMSDLKLRVGYGATGSQAISPYSTLNQLGSGKTVFDDALYTYYAPGTRLPGNLKWETTEQTDIGLDAAFLNNRLRLTADYYIKNTRDLLNTVQLPSSLGFTNTIQNVGKIQNKGVELGLDGDLLTGPFRWSVSGNISFNRNKVVKLYGGQDILGSAINTSAVNDYVNILREGQPVGQFYGYVEDGYDDKGKIKYKDLDGDGTISAKDKTYIGNPNPRFIYGFNSTMSYKNFDFTFFFQGSQGNDIFNISSIGLLDYGFGLNMTRDVYNNHWSTTNPNPSAKYPIISRTTSVNISNRFVENGSYLRLRTVQLAYNIPFQKLNVSWISNAQIYVSGQNLLTFTKYSWWDPEINSLGGSNSITQGIDFYSYPTAKTVTVGIRAGF from the coding sequence ATGAAACAACATGTCCACAAATGGCTTGTTATCTGCCTGACGACCCTTCTGGGCTGCTCAACAGGTTGGGCTCAATCGGTCGCCATAACAGGTCAGGTAACAGCAGCAGGCGATAAAGCACCTCTACCAGGCACTACGGTATCATTGAAAGGAACAACCACGGGAACAACCACGGACGCCAGCGGCAACTATCGAATTTCAGTAACAAACAGGGAAAATGCTATACTGGTCTTCTCGTCGGTTGGTTACCTTGGTCAGGAAATAACGGTGGGTAATCAATCGGTCATCAATGTTGACCTCGTTGTTGATTCCCGCCAGCTCGATGAGGTAGTGGTGGTAGGGTATGGCACCGTTAAAAAATCCGATCTGACGGGTTCACTGGCTCAGGTAAAAGCGAAAGAATTAAATGCATTTCCGGCCACTAACGTCCTTCAGGCACTCTCTGGGCGCGCTACGGGCGTGCAGGTGATCCAGAACAACGGTTCGCCCGGTGGGAGTGTCAGCGTTCGGATTCGGGGCACAAGCTCCATACAGGGCAGTAATGAGCCGCTCTACGTAATCGATGGATTTCCCATTAACGGCAGCAATCCGACCCAGCTAAATAACGCCGACATCGAGAGTATGGAAATCCTCAAAGATGCCAGTGCAACCGCTATTTATGGCTCACGTGGTGCAAATGGCGTGGTTCTAATTACAACCAAACGCGGAAAAGCAGGCCGTACGCAGGTAAGTTACGATGGCAGCTATAGCGTCCAGACGTTGCGCAAAAAACTGGATCTGATGAACGCCAGAGAATTTGCTACGTTCTACAATGAACAGGCTGTCAATGACAAAGTAACGCCCTATTTTACGCAGGACCAGATCAACGCCCTGGGCAACGGCTACGACTGGCAGGATCTGGTATTCCGGAAAGCACCGATGCAAAACCATTCGCTCAACATCAGTGGGGGTTCCGATAAAACGCAGTTTTCCATTGGAGGCAGCGTGTTTAAGCAAGATGGTATTATCAAAAGCTCCGATTACAACCGGTACTCGCTGCGGGCGAACGTAAACAGCGAAATCAGCCGGAAATTATCGTTCAATTTATCAACAATGCTCACCCGAGTGATCACCAACCAGCAGAATTCGGGAGGAGGAAACCGGGGCGGCACCTTGATCTCAGCCGTCATTACGGCTTACCCCACCCTAACTCCGTACAACGATGATGGCACCTATCGCAATCTTGCTACGGCCTACCCCTGGGGATCGAATGTATTGACGAACCCACTTAATTTCCTGAATGAACAAACGGCCCGAACACTCTCGAATAAGCAACTGGCAAACGCAGCGCTGATTTACAAACCTATTCCGGCTTTATCCATCAAGATTTCGGGTGGTATTGAAAACAACGACGACCGGTCAGACTCGTACACAACGCGCAATTTTGTCAACTCTCAGGGATCTGCCAGTGTCAGCACGACCCAATTCACGAGCTTGTTGAGCGAAAATACGGTGACTTACAACAAGTCATTCGGTAAACATACGGTATCGGCACTGGCCGGGTTTACATATCAGGATTTTCTAACGACAACCCTTGGAGCCAGTGGAACGGGCTTTATCAGCGATGCCAGCCAGACCTACGACATCGGATCAGCCGGTACGCCGGGCATTCCAGCATCGAGCTATTCGAAAGCCTCCCTCCTGTCGTATCTGGGACGGGTCAATTATAATTTTGGCGACCGGTATCTGGCAACGGTTAGCTTCCGGGCCGATGGGTCATCGCGGTATAGCGACGGGAACAAGTGGGGCTACTTTCCGTCAGGAGCTCTGGCCTGGCGGGTATCAAACGAGGATTTTTTCAAGGACATTCGGTTCATGAGCGATCTCAAACTGCGTGTCGGTTATGGGGCAACGGGCAGTCAGGCCATTAGCCCCTACTCCACACTGAATCAGTTAGGTTCCGGCAAAACAGTTTTCGACGATGCCCTCTACACCTACTACGCCCCCGGCACCCGCCTGCCCGGCAATTTGAAGTGGGAGACCACCGAACAAACCGACATTGGGCTGGATGCGGCTTTTCTGAACAACCGACTCCGGCTAACGGCTGATTACTACATTAAAAATACCCGCGATTTGTTGAACACCGTACAATTGCCTTCGTCGCTGGGCTTTACCAATACCATTCAGAATGTGGGCAAGATCCAGAACAAAGGGGTTGAACTCGGTCTGGATGGTGACCTGCTGACGGGGCCTTTCCGGTGGTCGGTATCGGGCAATATTTCGTTCAACCGCAACAAAGTCGTGAAGCTATACGGTGGCCAGGATATTCTGGGCTCGGCGATCAATACCAGCGCAGTCAACGATTATGTCAATATTCTGCGCGAAGGTCAACCAGTCGGTCAGTTCTATGGCTACGTAGAAGATGGCTATGACGATAAGGGCAAGATCAAATACAAAGATCTGGACGGCGATGGCACCATTTCGGCGAAAGACAAAACCTATATCGGCAATCCAAACCCCAGGTTTATTTACGGATTCAACTCGACCATGTCGTATAAAAACTTCGATTTCACCTTCTTTTTTCAGGGATCGCAGGGTAACGACATTTTCAATATCAGTTCAATCGGCCTGCTCGATTATGGTTTCGGCCTGAACATGACCAGGGATGTGTACAATAACCACTGGTCAACAACGAATCCGAATCCCAGCGCCAAATACCCGATCATTAGCCGGACAACATCGGTCAATATCTCAAACCGGTTCGTGGAAAATGGATCGTACCTGCGCCTGCGTACGGTGCAGCTGGCCTACAACATTCCATTCCAGAAACTCAATGTAAGCTGGATCAGCAACGCCCAGATTTACGTCAGTGGCCAGAACCTGCTCACCTTCACCAAATACTCGTGGTGGGACCCCGAAATTAATTCGTTGGGAGGGTCCAACTCCATTACACAGGGTATCGATTTCTACAGTTATCCAACGGCTAAAACCGTTACCGTGGGCATTCGGGCCGGATTTTAA